The following coding sequences lie in one Isoptericola variabilis 225 genomic window:
- the yidD gene encoding membrane protein insertion efficiency factor YidD → MTNATLAHGRDALRGVPAAVLIGMIRVYQAVFSPLTGPTCKYYPSCSTYAIIAIRTHGTLRGTGMALWRILRCNPWSLGGVDDVPPARASRSRDEHRGARTH, encoded by the coding sequence GTGACGAACGCGACCCTCGCGCACGGCCGTGACGCGCTGCGCGGCGTCCCCGCCGCCGTCCTCATCGGGATGATCCGCGTCTACCAGGCGGTCTTCTCCCCGCTCACGGGGCCCACCTGCAAGTACTACCCGTCGTGCTCCACGTACGCGATCATCGCGATCCGCACGCACGGGACCCTGCGCGGGACCGGTATGGCGCTGTGGCGCATCCTGCGGTGCAACCCCTGGAGCCTGGGCGGTGTCGACGACGTACCGCCGGCTCGCGCGTCGCGTTCTCGCGACGAGCACCGCGGCGCACGCACGCACTGA